One segment of Niabella beijingensis DNA contains the following:
- a CDS encoding glycoside hydrolase family 2 TIM barrel-domain containing protein: protein MKKQILSLAACLLVAGFTYAQSIPSELQTPEVVSVNRMPMRASGFAFENKDLAEKREKERSAYFISLNGNWRFNWVQDPNKRPRDFYKTDFDDSKWNNFPVPANWEVNGYGLPIYVNHPYEFTGRTKTGSRLDPPFDIPEDNNPVGSYRKKVVIPQDWDGRQVFIHLGAVKSAFFIWVNGKQVGYSEDSKLAAEFDITKYVKPGENLVALQVYRWSDGSYLECQDMWRISGIEREVYLYATPQLDVRDFKITSTLENNYKDGAFTFWGEVNSYKTDKKTLHSKKDTATVELELVDNEGKAVFRETLPALNVLGRYKTPVSFTKSIPAVKAWSAETPNLYTLYITLKNKEGAVQEVIPVRVGFRTIEIKGRDFLVNGKRVFFKGVNRHEHNATTGHTLTKADMLKDMEMMKKLNVNAVRHSHYPPDPYWMELCDEYGLYVIDEANIESHGRYYDLEYTLANDRQWRMPHLSRIQRMYERDKNHPSIITWSLGNEAGNGINMYEAYDWLKKKDIRPVQYERAEYDYNTDVICPQYPSPNGVAWQKNSKDGRPYIMSEYAHIMGNSLGNFKEYWDAIESTVGTQGGYIWEWIDQGIDTVKNGKRILAYGGDFPLSGPVDENFSDNDFCVKGVVTAHRNLTPMAVEIKKVHQNIKTLYKGNNEIEVSNGFFFKDLANVRLDWELTEDGAVAARGSVAALNVDAQGKTLLTLPVKLKPREGKEYFLNISYRLKTKEPFLDKDYEIAAEQFAYSGAPQPYRHPAGASAISETKNGNSLVLKGNGFAAAFDLSKGILVQYSLKGTDIITKGPQPAFYRAPTDNDIGAGLNRSLREWRDAYAAAGNIQAKTEQVSKNEYRVTFTAALLDGKAATEQVFTVYGDGNILVKNQYTLNSGDYKTVMRIGNDIELAKAFSAIRWYGRGPWENYWDRHTASNIGNYSQTIDQQYFPYARPQESGNKTAVRWFSMQNSKGLGVRFELADSVLSVAALPYSLEQLDPAPVKKQFHSGELEKADKIFMHVDLKQLGLQGIDSWGSMPLKQYWITPGTYNYSYWIRPIR from the coding sequence ATGAAGAAACAGATACTATCCCTGGCAGCCTGTCTGCTGGTTGCCGGATTTACGTATGCACAGTCCATTCCCTCTGAACTGCAAACACCCGAAGTGGTTTCCGTGAACCGCATGCCCATGCGGGCCAGCGGCTTTGCCTTTGAAAACAAAGACCTGGCGGAAAAAAGAGAAAAGGAACGGTCAGCGTATTTTATCTCCTTGAACGGTAACTGGCGTTTTAACTGGGTGCAGGACCCCAATAAACGTCCCAGGGATTTTTATAAAACAGATTTCGATGACAGTAAATGGAATAATTTCCCCGTACCCGCCAACTGGGAAGTGAATGGCTATGGGTTGCCGATCTACGTAAATCATCCCTATGAATTTACCGGAAGAACAAAGACCGGCAGCCGCCTGGATCCTCCGTTTGATATACCGGAAGATAATAATCCGGTAGGCTCTTACAGAAAAAAAGTGGTCATTCCGCAAGACTGGGACGGCCGCCAGGTGTTCATTCACCTGGGTGCGGTAAAATCGGCGTTTTTTATCTGGGTGAACGGCAAGCAGGTGGGCTATAGTGAAGACAGCAAACTGGCTGCGGAATTTGATATCACCAAATATGTAAAACCGGGAGAAAACCTGGTGGCACTGCAGGTATACCGCTGGAGCGATGGCAGCTACCTGGAATGCCAGGACATGTGGCGCATCTCCGGTATTGAACGGGAAGTGTATCTGTATGCGACACCGCAACTGGATGTACGGGACTTCAAGATCACTTCAACACTGGAAAATAATTATAAGGATGGAGCTTTTACGTTCTGGGGTGAGGTGAACAGTTATAAAACCGATAAAAAAACATTGCATTCAAAAAAAGATACCGCAACCGTGGAGCTGGAATTGGTGGATAACGAAGGCAAAGCGGTTTTCCGGGAGACCCTGCCGGCGCTGAACGTACTGGGGCGTTATAAAACGCCCGTATCGTTCACAAAAAGCATCCCTGCTGTAAAAGCATGGAGTGCGGAAACACCTAATCTGTATACCTTGTACATTACATTAAAGAATAAGGAGGGTGCTGTACAGGAGGTGATACCCGTGCGTGTGGGCTTCAGGACCATTGAGATCAAAGGGCGGGATTTCCTGGTGAACGGGAAGCGCGTATTCTTCAAAGGTGTGAACCGGCACGAACACAATGCTACCACCGGTCATACTCTTACCAAAGCGGACATGCTCAAGGATATGGAGATGATGAAGAAGCTGAACGTGAATGCGGTGCGCCATTCTCATTATCCGCCGGATCCTTACTGGATGGAACTTTGCGATGAATACGGACTCTATGTGATCGATGAGGCCAATATCGAATCCCATGGTCGGTATTATGACCTGGAATATACGCTTGCCAATGACCGGCAATGGCGGATGCCGCACCTGTCGCGCATCCAGCGCATGTACGAACGGGATAAGAATCATCCGTCCATCATTACCTGGTCACTGGGCAATGAGGCAGGGAATGGTATCAATATGTATGAGGCTTACGACTGGCTGAAAAAGAAAGACATCCGCCCCGTACAATATGAGCGCGCGGAGTATGACTATAATACGGATGTGATCTGCCCCCAATATCCGTCTCCGAACGGTGTGGCCTGGCAAAAGAACTCAAAGGACGGCCGCCCTTATATCATGAGCGAGTATGCGCATATCATGGGGAATAGCCTGGGCAATTTTAAAGAGTACTGGGATGCGATCGAATCGACCGTGGGTACACAGGGCGGTTATATCTGGGAGTGGATCGACCAGGGTATCGATACGGTAAAGAACGGCAAACGCATCCTGGCCTATGGTGGCGACTTTCCGCTAAGCGGGCCTGTGGATGAAAATTTCAGTGATAACGATTTCTGTGTAAAAGGCGTGGTGACGGCACACCGGAACCTGACCCCGATGGCCGTTGAAATTAAAAAAGTACATCAGAATATCAAAACCCTTTATAAAGGCAATAATGAGATCGAAGTGAGCAACGGTTTCTTTTTTAAAGACCTGGCTAATGTAAGGCTCGACTGGGAGCTGACAGAGGATGGTGCCGTGGCAGCCCGGGGCAGCGTTGCTGCGCTCAATGTTGACGCTCAGGGAAAAACACTGCTGACATTGCCGGTAAAGCTGAAACCCAGGGAGGGCAAAGAATATTTTCTAAATATTTCTTACCGGCTCAAGACAAAAGAGCCGTTCCTTGATAAAGATTATGAGATCGCGGCTGAACAGTTCGCTTATTCAGGAGCACCACAACCTTACCGTCATCCTGCGGGCGCTTCAGCAATTTCAGAAACAAAGAATGGTAATAGTTTGGTACTGAAAGGAAACGGATTTGCAGCGGCATTTGATCTGTCTAAAGGGATCCTGGTTCAATATTCACTAAAGGGTACGGATATCATCACCAAAGGACCGCAGCCTGCCTTTTACCGTGCGCCTACGGATAACGATATCGGCGCCGGTCTGAACCGGTCGCTGCGTGAATGGCGGGATGCATATGCAGCAGCAGGAAATATTCAGGCTAAAACCGAGCAGGTAAGTAAAAATGAGTACCGGGTAACATTCACTGCCGCTCTGCTGGACGGAAAAGCTGCGACCGAGCAGGTGTTCACCGTATACGGTGATGGAAACATCCTGGTAAAAAATCAGTACACACTGAATTCCGGGGATTATAAAACGGTGATGCGTATCGGGAACGATATCGAGCTGGCAAAAGCGTTCTCAGCCATCCGGTGGTATGGCCGCGGTCCCTGGGAAAATTACTGGGATCGTCATACCGCCAGCAATATTGGTAATTACAGTCAGACCATTGACCAGCAATATTTCCCTTATGCGCGTCCGCAGGAAAGCGGTAATAAAACAGCGGTGCGCTGGTTCAGTATGCAAAACAGCAAAGGACTGGGGGTGCGGTTTGAACTGGCCGACAGTGTGCTT